In the genome of Shewanella glacialimarina, one region contains:
- a CDS encoding sensor domain-containing diguanylate cyclase yields MNNQPISALMPSKLFGLLFLVLCSLLLTKQSFANNENHSHQPPVRLTQSSITKINLHDWMFIQTQKNISNLAELEQQAPASWRKITREDTELVGVKDLWISFSIFSPIDYQTRIIALDNPLIDNITLYHKVNGELVSTAYMGDALTFNNRPLQSNTFLFPFDLQPGETHQFLLKIDTLGSTNLPLILWSPNDLTQEIETKNLSYGLQIGLLVAIGTFSLFIALTSGSFSFSYYSGYVLSLALLVATIHGVSFRYLWSEWPQVQNIIVPFLIPIILGFNLMFTEKVLLLKYHNLQMLKVCRLLAAIAFLLAIILPVIDYSIAIYVLLFFVALVCIILSFITIAQAWAGQRNARLYGLGRVILLGSCIISCLMYLGLFDIGMAVQTPLMIGISIEVITMAAVLTIRYNDERKSKLDIQQQALEQAERLRQNREEFFKAETEANELLEQMVQERTLELEVTLRELNEVNQKLTEQNTIDSLTGVKNRSVFDRRLIAEGRISRRQQTPMALLMLDIDKFKSINDRYGHLAGDHTLQIIAHTLSEHVKRPTDLVSRFGGEEFAIILPNTDGDGAMLVAETIRNAIEVLAIKWDSHDIPLTISIGISVAIIDSDDHPTVLLDQADKALYQAKRGGRNRVRLYSVASEESEVS; encoded by the coding sequence ATGAATAATCAGCCAATTTCAGCATTAATGCCTAGCAAACTATTTGGTTTGCTTTTTTTGGTGTTGTGCTCATTACTACTCACTAAGCAAAGTTTTGCTAACAATGAGAATCATAGTCATCAACCACCTGTTCGTCTCACACAAAGTTCTATCACCAAAATTAATTTACATGACTGGATGTTTATTCAAACACAGAAAAACATCAGTAACTTAGCAGAACTAGAACAACAAGCACCAGCCTCTTGGCGCAAAATAACCCGAGAAGATACTGAGCTGGTTGGTGTTAAAGATCTGTGGATTAGCTTCAGTATTTTTTCGCCAATTGACTATCAAACTCGTATTATTGCCCTTGATAACCCGTTAATTGACAATATAACTCTTTATCACAAAGTGAATGGAGAATTAGTCAGCACAGCCTATATGGGGGATGCATTAACGTTTAATAACCGACCATTACAAAGTAATACTTTTCTATTCCCCTTTGATTTACAACCAGGTGAAACTCACCAGTTTTTACTCAAAATCGACACCTTAGGCAGTACCAATTTACCGTTAATTTTATGGTCACCAAATGATTTAACCCAAGAAATTGAAACCAAAAATCTCAGTTATGGCTTACAAATCGGTTTATTGGTTGCTATTGGTACTTTTAGTCTTTTTATCGCATTAACTTCTGGCTCATTTAGCTTTAGTTATTACAGTGGCTATGTATTAAGTTTAGCGTTATTAGTTGCCACCATTCATGGTGTTTCGTTCCGATATTTATGGTCAGAATGGCCCCAAGTGCAAAACATCATAGTTCCTTTTCTTATTCCCATTATTCTGGGATTTAACTTAATGTTCACTGAAAAGGTGCTACTGCTCAAATATCACAACTTACAGATGCTAAAAGTTTGCCGTTTATTAGCCGCTATTGCGTTTTTGTTGGCAATAATACTGCCCGTTATTGACTACAGTATCGCGATATATGTTTTATTATTTTTCGTCGCTTTGGTATGCATTATTTTAAGCTTTATTACCATTGCCCAGGCCTGGGCAGGACAGCGTAATGCGCGTTTATATGGATTAGGGCGCGTTATACTACTGGGCAGTTGTATTATCTCTTGCTTGATGTATTTAGGTCTGTTTGACATAGGCATGGCGGTGCAAACGCCCCTAATGATAGGGATAAGTATTGAAGTTATCACTATGGCTGCGGTATTAACCATTCGCTATAACGATGAGCGTAAATCTAAATTAGATATCCAACAGCAAGCATTAGAACAGGCTGAGCGCTTAAGGCAAAACCGCGAAGAGTTTTTTAAAGCTGAAACAGAAGCCAATGAACTGTTAGAGCAAATGGTCCAGGAGCGCACCTTAGAGTTAGAAGTGACTTTACGTGAACTGAATGAAGTTAATCAAAAACTTACCGAGCAGAACACTATCGATAGTCTAACGGGTGTCAAAAATCGTAGCGTATTTGATCGCAGACTGATTGCAGAAGGGCGTATCAGCCGCCGCCAACAAACGCCAATGGCGCTGTTAATGCTTGATATTGACAAGTTTAAGAGTATTAATGATCGCTATGGTCATTTAGCTGGCGATCATACCTTACAAATTATTGCTCATACCTTATCTGAACATGTAAAGCGCCCAACCGATCTCGTATCACGTTTTGGTGGTGAAGAGTTTGCTATTATATTGCCTAATACTGATGGGGATGGTGCAATGTTAGTGGCTGAGACAATACGCAATGCCATTGAAGTGTTAGCGATAAAATGGGATAGCCATGATATTCCGCTGACCATTAGTATCGGTATTTCTGTGGCGATTATTGATAGTGATGATCACCCAACCGTTTTATTAGACCAAGCAGACAAAGCATTGTATCAAGCCAAGCGTGGTGGAAGAAATCGAGTCCGTCTTTACTCAGTAGCATCAGAAGAATCAGAAGTATCTTAA
- the hemB gene encoding porphobilinogen synthase, with protein sequence MNIITSAFPQRRMRRMRKHEFSRRLMAENQLTVNDLIYPMFILEGTQRSEKVASMPGVERFSIDLLLKEAAELVELGIPLIALFPVTPADKKSLMAEEAYNDDGLMQRAVRELKKAFPQLGVMTDIALDPFTTHGQDGIIDDTGYILNDITTEILVKQALSHAAAGADIVAPSDMMDGRIGEIRKALEAAGHVNTQIMAYSAKYSSNYYGPFRDAVGSAGNLKGGNKHSYQMDPANSDEALHEVALDIQEGADMVMVKPGMPYLDIVYRVKTELAVPTFAYQVSGEYAMHMAAIQNGWLAEKAIVMESLLCFKRAGADGILTYFAKRAAQWLKNDK encoded by the coding sequence GTGAATATTATTACTAGTGCTTTTCCTCAGCGCAGAATGCGCCGCATGCGTAAACATGAATTTAGTCGTCGCTTAATGGCTGAGAACCAGCTGACCGTAAATGATTTAATTTATCCGATGTTTATTCTAGAGGGAACGCAGCGCAGCGAAAAAGTGGCTTCAATGCCAGGTGTTGAACGCTTCTCTATCGATTTATTATTAAAAGAAGCCGCTGAGTTAGTTGAGCTAGGCATTCCGTTAATTGCTCTATTTCCGGTAACGCCTGCTGATAAAAAGTCATTAATGGCAGAGGAAGCTTACAATGATGATGGACTTATGCAGCGCGCCGTTCGCGAGTTAAAAAAAGCTTTCCCGCAACTGGGTGTGATGACAGACATTGCATTAGATCCGTTCACCACCCATGGTCAAGACGGCATCATTGATGACACAGGTTATATTTTAAATGACATCACAACTGAAATTTTAGTCAAGCAAGCGTTATCTCACGCTGCAGCAGGTGCTGATATTGTCGCGCCGTCTGACATGATGGACGGTCGTATTGGTGAGATCCGTAAAGCGTTAGAAGCGGCTGGTCATGTTAATACCCAAATAATGGCTTACTCTGCAAAATATTCTTCTAATTATTATGGTCCTTTCCGTGACGCGGTTGGCTCTGCTGGTAATCTAAAGGGTGGCAATAAGCATAGCTACCAAATGGATCCGGCAAATAGTGATGAAGCATTGCACGAAGTTGCTTTAGATATTCAAGAAGGTGCTGACATGGTGATGGTGAAGCCTGGCATGCCCTACCTTGATATCGTCTATCGTGTTAAAACAGAGTTAGCGGTACCCACTTTCGCCTACCAAGTCAGTGGTGAATATGCCATGCATATGGCTGCGATTCAAAATGGCTGGCTAGCGGAAAAAGCCATCGTAATGGAGTCATTACTTTGCTTTAAACGTGCTGGTGCTGATGGGATATTAACTTACTTTGCAAAACGCGCGGCTCAGTGGTTAAAAAACGACAAATAG
- a CDS encoding thioredoxin family protein: protein MHNSIKTLFATSALIFSSQALVAPVFANSGCGFEKESQGFNATCSEEKEEVIITGIVTTETLAKDLPGYAAEYQDYVVNEAQIAALKQVSEVTDIVVIIGTWCPDCHRETPRFMRLIEAAANPNLKVTYIGVDRSKLDPEGLAAKYDFTRIPTFIIEQKGHEIGRIVERPEVSLEADLVNLLK, encoded by the coding sequence ATGCACAATAGCATTAAGACATTATTCGCCACCAGCGCACTTATTTTCAGCAGCCAAGCATTAGTGGCTCCCGTTTTCGCCAACAGTGGTTGTGGATTTGAAAAAGAGTCGCAAGGGTTTAACGCAACTTGCAGTGAGGAGAAAGAAGAAGTGATCATTACCGGTATTGTTACAACTGAAACACTTGCAAAAGATTTACCCGGCTATGCTGCAGAGTACCAAGACTACGTGGTTAATGAGGCGCAAATTGCAGCATTAAAGCAAGTATCAGAAGTAACTGACATAGTCGTTATTATTGGTACCTGGTGCCCTGATTGCCATCGAGAAACGCCACGCTTTATGCGTTTAATTGAAGCGGCTGCCAACCCAAACCTTAAAGTGACCTACATAGGAGTTGACCGCAGCAAGCTTGACCCTGAAGGGCTAGCAGCTAAATATGATTTCACGCGTATTCCGACCTTTATTATTGAGCAAAAAGGTCATGAAATCGGCCGTATTGTAGAACGCCCTGAAGTGTCACTTGAAGCTGATTTGGTAAACCTTTTAAAATAA
- the rhlB gene encoding ATP-dependent RNA helicase RhlB, giving the protein MSQTHLSTKKFADFPLQDAVLSALNENGFEFCTPIQALSLPILLNTKDIAGQAQTGTGKTMAFLVATFNHLLTSAAPEGRKNTEPRAIIMAPTRELAIQIAKDANLLAKHTGLKVGIVYGGESYETQREVLDKGVDILIGTTGRIIDYVRQGVISLNHIQAVVLDEADRMFDLGFIKDIRFLFRRMPDAKARLNMLFSATLSMKVQELAYDHMNDPEKVEIEPLEKTSKNIKEEIFYPSMEDKMRLLLTLIEEDWPEKAIVFSNTKHSCEKLWSYLEGDGHRVGLLTGDVPQKKRIRILEQFTCGDLDILVATDVAARGLHISDVSHVYNYDLPDDCEDYVHRIGRTGRAGAKGISISFACEEYALNLPGIETYITHAIPVSDYDRDALLDDIPPPVRIHRKHPTTRTRDGASKGAHRSGSSNTPSRHRTRRPT; this is encoded by the coding sequence ATGAGCCAAACACATTTATCTACCAAAAAGTTCGCTGACTTTCCGCTGCAAGATGCAGTTTTATCAGCCTTAAACGAGAACGGCTTTGAATTTTGTACCCCAATCCAAGCCTTATCATTACCTATTTTACTAAACACTAAAGATATCGCCGGCCAAGCCCAAACGGGCACAGGCAAAACCATGGCGTTCTTAGTAGCAACTTTTAATCACTTACTCACATCTGCTGCCCCAGAAGGGCGCAAAAATACTGAACCGCGTGCCATTATCATGGCTCCAACTCGCGAATTAGCGATTCAAATTGCTAAAGATGCCAATTTACTGGCTAAACATACTGGCTTAAAAGTTGGGATTGTTTATGGCGGTGAAAGCTATGAAACACAGCGTGAGGTATTAGATAAAGGCGTTGATATTTTAATTGGTACCACAGGTCGAATTATTGATTATGTTCGCCAAGGTGTCATTAGCCTGAATCACATTCAAGCTGTGGTATTAGATGAAGCCGATCGTATGTTCGATTTAGGCTTTATTAAAGATATTCGTTTCTTATTTCGTCGTATGCCAGACGCTAAAGCGCGTTTGAACATGTTATTTTCTGCCACACTTTCAATGAAAGTGCAGGAATTAGCCTATGATCATATGAATGACCCTGAGAAAGTGGAAATCGAACCACTTGAAAAAACCTCTAAAAACATCAAAGAAGAAATTTTTTATCCTTCAATGGAAGATAAAATGCGCTTATTGCTTACTTTGATTGAGGAAGACTGGCCAGAAAAAGCTATTGTGTTCTCTAACACTAAACACAGCTGTGAAAAACTATGGTCATACCTTGAAGGTGATGGACATCGTGTTGGGTTACTGACAGGCGATGTACCACAAAAGAAACGTATTCGTATTCTTGAACAGTTTACCTGCGGTGATTTAGATATTTTAGTCGCCACAGATGTAGCAGCCCGTGGTTTACATATCTCTGATGTATCGCATGTTTATAACTATGACTTACCTGATGATTGTGAAGATTATGTTCACCGTATAGGTCGTACTGGTCGAGCGGGTGCTAAAGGTATTTCAATTAGTTTTGCCTGTGAAGAATATGCATTAAATTTACCAGGTATTGAAACCTATATTACCCACGCTATTCCTGTATCTGATTATGACCGTGATGCATTACTGGATGATATTCCTCCGCCAGTGCGTATTCATCGTAAACACCCTACTACCCGTACCCGTGATGGTGCAAGTAAAGGTGCTCATCGAAGTGGTAGTAGTAACACACCATCGCGTCATCGGACACGCAGACCGACGTAA
- a CDS encoding Ppx/GppA phosphatase family protein, producing the protein MAQLSSLPAYAAITLGSNSFNMLVAVTVAGKPQIIAKYKRKVRLAEGIGDDGYLSHEVMQRGLDCLALFAEMIKKHRVNQHDVAVIATATLRVIANADEFKQQALPILGHPIEVISGLREAELIYQGMVATTTGIEKRLVIDIGGASTEFIVGKGRKVLFKTSVPMGGVVFNQQFFNATPFQMLDFSQAQDAVKNILLEHMQALTNLGWDKAVGASGVVQSVVSVLQHRQVSEVITLTVLQSLRDDILAQSDLHLSNIDGLTAEQAPTFASGVAILLALFELLSIKQLHLAGGALREGVLQVLSDKQRTR; encoded by the coding sequence ATGGCTCAATTATCATCCTTACCTGCATACGCGGCCATCACATTAGGCTCTAATAGCTTTAATATGTTGGTTGCAGTGACTGTGGCTGGTAAGCCACAGATTATAGCCAAGTATAAGCGCAAAGTGCGTTTGGCAGAGGGTATTGGTGACGATGGCTATTTGTCGCATGAGGTGATGCAACGGGGGTTAGATTGTTTAGCCCTGTTTGCCGAGATGATAAAAAAACATCGCGTTAATCAGCATGATGTTGCAGTAATCGCTACCGCCACATTGCGTGTTATTGCTAATGCAGATGAGTTTAAGCAGCAGGCTTTACCTATATTAGGACATCCGATAGAGGTTATTTCAGGTTTACGTGAAGCTGAATTAATTTATCAAGGTATGGTGGCAACCACTACAGGCATAGAAAAACGTCTCGTGATTGATATTGGCGGTGCCAGTACCGAGTTTATTGTCGGTAAGGGCCGTAAAGTGTTATTTAAAACCAGCGTACCCATGGGCGGAGTGGTTTTTAATCAACAGTTTTTCAATGCTACGCCTTTTCAAATGCTTGATTTTTCCCAAGCACAAGATGCCGTTAAAAATATCTTATTAGAACACATGCAGGCTCTGACCAATTTAGGCTGGGACAAAGCTGTGGGTGCATCAGGAGTTGTACAATCTGTTGTGTCAGTATTGCAACATAGGCAAGTGTCTGAAGTGATTACCTTAACTGTGCTGCAATCATTACGTGATGATATTTTAGCTCAGTCAGATTTGCATCTATCCAATATTGATGGATTAACGGCAGAACAAGCACCCACTTTTGCATCTGGTGTGGCCATCTTGTTGGCATTGTTTGAGTTACTGTCGATTAAACAATTACATCTAGCGGGCGGCGCATTACGTGAAGGCGTATTGCAAGTATTGTCGGATAAGCAACGTACACGCTAA
- the ubiB gene encoding ubiquinone biosynthesis regulatory protein kinase UbiB produces MTIASIRRGYQVIKTVLHFGLDDLLPKHKKPWYFKLLRACFFWLGNRHKNKQPAERLKLAMQELGPVYIKLGQMLSTRRDLLDDEWAYQLAMLQDRVPPFDSALARISIEAALGEPIENLFDNFEDTPLASASISQVHTATLKSNGKEVVLKVLRPNVEANINADIQLMILAANTLDRILGEGNRLRPAEVIEDYRTTILGELNLKLEALNATKLRNNFLDSDSLYVPYVYEEHCYQRLMVMERVYGIPVSDTEALRAQGTNFKLLAERGVELFFTQVFRDNFFHADMHPGNIFISTEHPENPYYIGLDCGIIGTLTEVDKRYLAENFLAFFNRDYHRIAQLYIESGWVSENTDVLAFEQAVKVVCEPMFNKPLDEISFGHVLLALFRTARHFDIVVQPQLVLLEKTLLYIEGLGRQLYPQLDLWQTAKPFLENWMAEQVGPKAMFNKVKTNAPYWAEMLPELPELIYDNLKVGRKLLGTQQQMLDKYLRYQQKSHKSNYLLITSAVLLICGTILFTQSATLWSAYTCIGIGSALWIAGWRSRPKNRKF; encoded by the coding sequence ATGACAATTGCTAGTATCAGGCGCGGTTATCAAGTCATTAAAACCGTGCTTCACTTCGGCCTTGATGATTTATTACCTAAACATAAAAAGCCATGGTACTTCAAATTACTACGCGCTTGTTTCTTCTGGCTAGGTAACCGTCATAAAAATAAACAACCCGCTGAGCGCTTAAAGCTGGCGATGCAAGAGCTGGGGCCTGTTTATATAAAACTAGGTCAAATGCTATCCACACGTCGAGACTTATTAGACGATGAGTGGGCTTATCAGTTGGCAATGCTGCAAGATCGCGTCCCGCCATTTGACTCTGCTTTAGCGCGTATTTCGATTGAAGCGGCCTTAGGTGAACCGATTGAAAACCTGTTTGATAATTTTGAAGACACGCCACTAGCCAGCGCATCGATTTCTCAAGTCCACACCGCCACCTTAAAATCAAATGGTAAAGAAGTCGTACTGAAAGTATTACGTCCCAATGTTGAAGCTAATATCAATGCCGATATTCAGCTAATGATTCTAGCGGCAAATACATTAGATCGCATTTTAGGGGAAGGAAATCGTCTGCGCCCTGCTGAAGTGATAGAAGATTATCGCACCACAATTCTGGGCGAATTAAACCTCAAACTTGAAGCGTTGAATGCCACCAAACTCAGAAACAATTTTTTAGACTCAGACTCGCTTTATGTCCCTTATGTATATGAAGAACATTGCTATCAAAGACTCATGGTAATGGAACGTGTTTACGGCATTCCAGTTTCTGATACCGAGGCTTTACGTGCCCAGGGGACTAATTTTAAGTTGCTGGCTGAGCGTGGCGTAGAGTTGTTTTTTACTCAGGTGTTTAGGGATAACTTTTTCCATGCGGACATGCATCCCGGCAATATTTTCATCAGTACTGAACACCCTGAAAACCCCTATTATATAGGCTTAGACTGCGGCATTATAGGCACATTAACCGAAGTAGATAAGCGCTATCTTGCGGAAAACTTTTTAGCCTTTTTTAATCGTGATTATCATCGCATTGCCCAGCTTTACATTGAATCTGGTTGGGTGTCTGAAAACACTGACGTATTAGCGTTTGAGCAAGCGGTAAAAGTAGTCTGCGAGCCTATGTTTAATAAACCACTGGATGAGATCTCATTTGGTCATGTGTTATTAGCGCTGTTCCGTACCGCACGTCACTTTGATATTGTGGTACAACCTCAGTTAGTGCTGCTTGAAAAAACCTTGCTGTACATCGAAGGTTTAGGCCGTCAGCTTTATCCTCAATTGGACTTATGGCAAACAGCTAAGCCATTTTTAGAAAACTGGATGGCAGAACAAGTCGGCCCTAAAGCCATGTTTAACAAAGTGAAAACTAACGCACCTTATTGGGCAGAGATGCTGCCTGAGTTGCCTGAGCTGATATATGACAACCTAAAAGTAGGTCGAAAGTTATTAGGCACACAACAGCAAATGCTTGATAAGTACTTACGTTATCAGCAGAAATCTCATAAAAGTAATTACCTGCTTATCACCTCTGCCGTTTTGTTGATCTGTGGCACAATATTATTCACCCAAAGCGCTACACTATGGTCAGCTTATACTTGTATAGGTATTGGCAGTGCTTTATGGATAGCAGGATGGCGATCTAGGCCAAAGAACCGTAAATTTTAG
- the tatB gene encoding Sec-independent protein translocase protein TatB, translated as MFDGIGFMELLLIGILGLVVLGPERLPVAVRSITGWIRAIKRMANSVKDELEQELKIEQLHADLKKAESKGLTNLSPELQQSIDELKQAAQSVNRPYQVEDINPTKSPASTPIANDSAVSQPSEDKLGDETVKSTSDTSHSSPKSNG; from the coding sequence ATGTTTGACGGTATCGGCTTTATGGAGCTGCTGCTGATTGGTATTTTGGGGCTGGTTGTTCTCGGCCCCGAACGTTTACCAGTTGCAGTACGTTCAATCACTGGCTGGATCCGTGCGATTAAACGCATGGCCAATTCAGTTAAAGATGAACTTGAGCAAGAGCTTAAAATCGAGCAGTTGCATGCCGATTTAAAAAAAGCAGAAAGCAAAGGTTTAACCAATTTGTCACCTGAGCTACAGCAATCAATTGATGAATTAAAACAGGCTGCCCAATCGGTAAATCGTCCTTATCAGGTCGAAGATATTAATCCGACAAAATCACCAGCATCAACACCGATAGCTAATGACTCAGCAGTCAGTCAGCCTAGCGAAGACAAACTAGGTGATGAAACTGTTAAATCGACATCAGACACTAGCCACTCTAGCCCTAAATCAAACGGATAA
- the tatA gene encoding Sec-independent protein translocase subunit TatA: MGGISIWQLLIVALIVVLLFGTKKLRSLGGDLGGAVKGFKNAMSSEDEKKSLEDATAQTSQQADEKKPESKSKEQA; the protein is encoded by the coding sequence ATGGGCGGCATCAGTATTTGGCAGCTTTTAATCGTCGCACTTATCGTAGTGTTATTATTTGGAACGAAGAAACTTCGTTCATTAGGTGGTGATTTAGGCGGTGCCGTAAAAGGCTTTAAAAACGCCATGTCATCTGAAGATGAGAAAAAGTCATTAGAAGACGCCACAGCACAAACCTCTCAACAGGCTGATGAAAAAAAGCCTGAGTCTAAGAGCAAAGAACAGGCGTAA
- the trxA gene encoding thioredoxin TrxA, producing the protein MSDKIVYLSDDSFENDVLKSDTPVLVDFWAEWCGPCKMIAPILDDVAEEYAGRVTVAKMNVDQNSITPAKFGVRGIPTLLMFKGGELAATKVGALSKTQLKEFIDAQI; encoded by the coding sequence ATGAGCGACAAAATAGTATACCTAAGCGACGACAGCTTCGAAAACGACGTATTAAAGTCTGACACTCCTGTGTTAGTCGATTTCTGGGCTGAGTGGTGTGGACCTTGTAAAATGATCGCGCCAATCTTAGATGACGTAGCAGAAGAGTATGCAGGTAGAGTTACTGTTGCCAAAATGAACGTTGACCAAAACAGCATTACCCCTGCTAAGTTTGGCGTTCGTGGCATTCCAACCTTGCTTATGTTTAAAGGTGGCGAGTTAGCTGCAACCAAAGTTGGTGCGCTGTCTAAAACGCAATTAAAAGAGTTTATTGACGCTCAAATCTAA
- the tatC gene encoding twin-arginine translocase subunit TatC: MSQQLPLISHLLELRTKLLKAIGSVLLVFIISVYWANDIYHYVALPLMKSLPETGSMIATDVAAPFFAPFKLTLVLSFFVAIPYVLYQIWSFVAPGLYKHEKRLVMPLLASSTLLFYLGIAFAYYVVFPVVFGFFTSVVPEGVQVATDISSYLSFILKLFFAFGLAFEIPVAVVLLCWAGVTTPDELREKRPYIVVGAFVIGMILTPPDIISQTMLAIPMLLLFEGGLLAAKMYTPKDDEEDVPTNEHSDG, from the coding sequence ATGTCGCAACAGCTACCGCTTATTAGCCATTTGTTAGAATTACGCACAAAATTACTTAAAGCCATTGGCAGTGTGCTACTGGTTTTTATTATTAGCGTTTATTGGGCTAATGACATTTACCATTATGTTGCCTTGCCATTAATGAAATCATTACCAGAAACTGGCAGTATGATTGCAACCGATGTTGCGGCGCCGTTTTTTGCACCTTTCAAATTAACCTTAGTGTTGTCATTCTTTGTCGCAATACCCTATGTGTTGTATCAAATTTGGTCTTTTGTGGCTCCGGGATTATATAAACATGAAAAGCGTTTGGTTATGCCGCTACTTGCTAGCAGTACATTATTGTTTTATCTAGGCATCGCTTTTGCTTATTATGTTGTTTTCCCTGTCGTATTTGGATTTTTTACGAGTGTTGTGCCTGAAGGCGTGCAAGTTGCTACCGATATCAGTAGTTATTTAAGTTTTATTTTAAAGCTATTTTTTGCTTTCGGTTTAGCATTTGAAATCCCGGTAGCAGTGGTATTACTGTGCTGGGCAGGTGTAACAACACCTGATGAATTAAGAGAGAAACGTCCTTATATCGTTGTAGGGGCATTTGTTATTGGCATGATCCTTACCCCTCCTGATATCATCTCGCAAACTATGTTAGCAATTCCTATGCTACTGTTATTTGAAGGCGGTTTATTAGCTGCTAAGATGTATACTCCAAAAGACGACGAAGAAGATGTGCCAACAAATGAGCACTCTGATGGCTAA
- a CDS encoding TatD family hydrolase, whose amino-acid sequence MIQHIDIAVNLLSSSLIENSSDIIEQAAKHHVSPLIVIGSDLDESGQAITLCQQHPLHVFCTAGVHPHHASTWTNTSANELKRLALDETVVAIGECGLDYNRDFSPRDKQRQAFAAQLEIAAELNMPVYMHCRDAHDDFIAIFNQYRAHLPKAVLHCFTGNKSELDACLAANLYIGITGWICDERRGQDLAELVKYIPNNRLMAETDAPYLLPRSMRPKPKSSKNLPQYLPYIVESIAKLRNQDYAVVAQHCYQNSSNFFNLPANITGTK is encoded by the coding sequence ATGATCCAGCATATCGATATTGCAGTTAATTTATTGAGTTCAAGCTTAATAGAAAACAGCAGTGACATAATAGAACAAGCGGCGAAACATCATGTTTCGCCTTTAATCGTTATTGGTTCTGACCTTGACGAAAGTGGCCAAGCCATTACCCTATGTCAGCAACATCCCCTACACGTATTTTGTACAGCAGGTGTGCACCCTCACCATGCCAGTACCTGGACGAATACGAGTGCCAATGAGTTAAAACGATTAGCCCTAGATGAAACTGTGGTTGCTATTGGTGAGTGCGGTTTAGATTATAACCGTGATTTTTCTCCGCGTGATAAACAACGACAAGCATTTGCAGCTCAACTTGAGATAGCCGCTGAACTCAACATGCCGGTTTATATGCATTGTCGCGATGCCCATGATGACTTTATTGCCATATTTAATCAGTATAGAGCCCACTTACCTAAGGCGGTATTGCATTGTTTTACCGGCAACAAATCAGAGCTCGACGCATGTTTAGCTGCTAATTTATATATTGGTATTACAGGTTGGATTTGTGATGAACGTCGCGGACAAGATTTAGCTGAGTTAGTGAAGTATATTCCCAACAACCGTTTAATGGCAGAAACTGATGCGCCTTATCTACTGCCAAGAAGTATGCGCCCTAAGCCTAAATCAAGTAAAAACTTACCCCAATACTTACCTTATATTGTCGAATCAATAGCTAAACTACGCAATCAAGATTATGCTGTAGTTGCGCAACATTGTTATCAAAATAGCAGTAATTTTTTTAACTTACCTGCCAATATTACCGGTACAAAGTAA